TTAAAGGAGATTTTAAGAGTCTTAAAAGATGGAGGAATATTTTTTATAGCCAATGAAACAGTTCCTAATGAAAATGATAGTCGTCAAAAGGATCTTATTGAATTATTGGACATGAACCTATATTCTGAAGATGAATTTAAAAGATACTTGCTTGAAGCTGGTTTTTTACACGTTACATGTTTCACTAAAGACTCGAAGGATTCCTTTACGGGTGATGATGCAGATTGGATATGTGTCATTGCCAAAAAATAGAGACTTGTTTTTTAAAAAAGTATATTATGATTAACACACAAATATAATAATTGTTATATTATTGAATTGGATGGAATGTTATGAATATTGAGAAATTAGTAGGCAATACACCAATGATTAAGATTAATTATGAATATGAAGGAAAATTACAAAGTATTCACACCAAACTTGAATATTACAATTATTCCGGAAGTATCAAAGATAGGATTGCTTTATATATAATCCAAAAGGAAAGGGAAAATGGCAACTTAACCGAAGGTCAAGCTATTGTTGAAGTTACAAGCGGAAACACTGGCATAGCCTTTAGCGCCATGGGTGCACTTTTGGGCCATGAGGTGCATATATTCATGCCGGATTGGGTTTCCCTTGAAAGAAGAAAGCTACTTTCAATGTATGGTGCTCATGTTCATCTCGTATCCAAGGAAGATGGCGGATTCAAAGGAGCTTTACAACTTGCCGAAAAATTTGCAGAAGATAATGATGCATTCAGACCGCTCCAATTTGATAATAAATTTAATGTAGAGGCCCAATATAAAACAACAGGTCAAGAAATCATCGATGCATTTCCAGAAGTAAATGCTTTTGTCTCTGGCATCGGGACAGGCGGAACTCTTATGGGCATTGGAAAGAGATTAAAGGACAATAATCCATCATCAAAGATATTTGCCCTGGAACCGTCCACACTATCCATCCTTAAGATGGGAATGGAAGAGGGATCCCACATGATTGAAGGCATTGGTGATGACTTCATTCCAGGAATAGT
This genomic interval from Methanobrevibacter sp. contains the following:
- a CDS encoding PLP-dependent cysteine synthase family protein, with protein sequence MNIEKLVGNTPMIKINYEYEGKLQSIHTKLEYYNYSGSIKDRIALYIIQKERENGNLTEGQAIVEVTSGNTGIAFSAMGALLGHEVHIFMPDWVSLERRKLLSMYGAHVHLVSKEDGGFKGALQLAEKFAEDNDAFRPLQFDNKFNVEAQYKTTGQEIIDAFPEVNAFVSGIGTGGTLMGIGKRLKDNNPSSKIFALEPSTLSILKMGMEEGSHMIEGIGDDFIPGIVNQDLIDDIVLIDDLDAINMSKRIAKEFGLGIGISSGANFLASVLMNDDQYNIATVFPDDNKKYITTKLSESVDEDPELLSNKIRLIDFEVI